The Dioscorea cayenensis subsp. rotundata cultivar TDr96_F1 chromosome 21, TDr96_F1_v2_PseudoChromosome.rev07_lg8_w22 25.fasta, whole genome shotgun sequence genome includes a region encoding these proteins:
- the LOC120252550 gene encoding uncharacterized protein LOC120252550, which yields MGDLLAELEHLLRSEGMTREEAVFFKECKDRAIKDFTVGACASSAIAWIASRSLVPWHRFSLSAGSGMLAGMWRFNHSLDACVDKILGRDWDHMKLGLAGIIMKRHMYNPSRVKLLSKHMYPEEVFNDVNPDRAFTLWRFRSMYVEGNDVQKFQYSKVENYKNSTAKEQPKQIISSQGSEMIADPLDCIFGDLESGKEISHSNNVSKRSRRRLRGHKRAHRHYHHHHREANQM from the exons ATGGGGGATTTGCTTGCGGAGCTGGAGCATCTACTCCGATCG GAAGGGATGACGAGGGAGGAAGCTGTGTTCTTCAAGGAATGCAAGGATAGAGCTATCAAGGATTTCACTGTTGGTGCTTGTGCTTCTTCAGCCATTGCCTGGATCG CATCTAGAAGCTTGGTTCCGTGGCATAGGTTTAGCCTTTCAGCTG GGTCTGGTATGCTAGCAGGAATGTGGAGGTTTAATCATTCATTGGATGCTTGCGTGGATAAAATTCTAGGACGTGATTGGGATCACATGAAGTTGGGTTTGGCAGGCAT AATCATGAAGAGGCATATGTATAATCCATCACGTGTGAAACTTTTGAGTAAACATATGTACCCAGAGGAGGTATTCAATGACGTGAATCCTGATCGTGCTTTCACATTATGGCGGTTCCGGAGCATGTATGTAGAGGGAAATGATGTTCAAAAGTTCCAATACAGTAAAGtcgaaaattataaaaactccACCGCAAAGGAGCAGCCCAAGCAAATCATC AGCAGCCAGGGCAGTGAGATGATCGCAGATCCTCTGGATTGCATCTTTGGTGATTTGGAAAGTGGCAAGGAAATCTCTCATTCAAACAATGTCAGCAAGCGATCTAGAAGAAGACTACGTGGCCATAAGAGAGCTCATCGCCattaccatcatcatcatcgtgaGGCTAAccaaatgtaa